A region of Rhizobium grahamii DNA encodes the following proteins:
- a CDS encoding Maf-like protein produces MTSQLILASSSPFRRMLMQNAGLTFDAHAADIDERAIEQPLEEGGATPDEVALELAKAKAKEVSDRFPKALVIGSDQTMSLGKRTFHKPRDMAAAADHLTSLSGKTHRLNSAIALAYAGEVIWEHISTADLTMRPLSSDFIARHLERVGVKALSSVGAYQLEGEGLQLFSRVDGDYFTIVGLPMLPLLKELRSRGAIDG; encoded by the coding sequence ATGACGTCTCAGCTCATTCTCGCATCCTCCAGCCCTTTCCGCCGCATGCTCATGCAGAATGCCGGACTGACATTCGACGCGCATGCCGCCGATATTGATGAGCGGGCGATCGAACAGCCGCTGGAAGAAGGCGGCGCCACGCCTGATGAGGTGGCACTCGAGCTCGCCAAGGCGAAGGCAAAAGAGGTCAGCGATCGCTTTCCCAAAGCACTCGTGATTGGCTCCGACCAGACAATGTCCCTCGGTAAGCGAACATTTCACAAGCCTAGGGACATGGCGGCTGCAGCCGATCATCTCACGTCCTTGTCGGGGAAAACCCACCGCCTCAATAGCGCCATCGCGCTTGCCTATGCGGGCGAGGTCATATGGGAACACATCTCGACTGCTGACCTTACAATGCGTCCGCTGAGTTCGGACTTTATTGCAAGACATCTCGAGCGCGTCGGTGTGAAGGCTCTGTCGAGTGTCGGCGCCTACCAGCTCGAAGGGGAGGGGTTGCAACTCTTCTCCCGCGTGGACGGCGATTACTTCACGATTGTCGGCTTGCCGATGTTACCGCTTTTGAAAGAACTGAGATCTCGTGGTGCTATTGATGGATGA
- a CDS encoding shikimate dehydrogenase produces the protein MDDSRETIGPQAFVTGFPVKHSRSPLIHGYWLNTLKLPGNYGAREIAPADFGQFVQSMKAGEEPYVGGNVTIPHKEMAFQLADEPDELSKELGAANTLWLEDRKLKATNTDGRGFTANLDERHPGWDNAEVAIVFGAGGASRAIIQAVRDRGFKDIRVVNRTVDRARELADRFGSAVTAHPIQALREVMSGAGLFINTTSLGMDGDEAPHIDFSPLRDGAVVTDIVYVPLKTPFLLQAQNQGFAIVDGLGMLLHQAVPGFEKWFGKRPVVDEHLRDLIIADMERH, from the coding sequence ATGGATGATTCACGTGAAACAATCGGCCCTCAGGCCTTCGTGACGGGATTTCCCGTCAAGCATTCGCGATCACCCCTCATTCACGGCTACTGGCTGAATACCCTCAAACTGCCGGGAAACTATGGCGCGCGGGAAATCGCGCCTGCTGACTTCGGGCAGTTTGTCCAGTCGATGAAAGCGGGAGAGGAGCCTTACGTCGGAGGAAACGTCACAATTCCGCATAAGGAAATGGCGTTCCAGCTCGCGGACGAACCGGATGAACTTTCGAAAGAGCTCGGCGCGGCAAATACACTTTGGCTCGAAGACCGCAAGTTGAAGGCGACAAACACGGACGGTCGGGGATTCACCGCCAACCTCGATGAGCGCCATCCCGGCTGGGACAACGCAGAGGTAGCCATTGTCTTCGGCGCCGGTGGCGCCAGCCGCGCGATCATTCAGGCAGTTCGTGATCGTGGTTTCAAGGACATCCGCGTCGTCAATCGAACGGTCGACCGTGCCAGGGAGTTGGCGGATCGCTTCGGGTCGGCAGTGACGGCGCATCCGATACAGGCTCTGCGAGAAGTCATGAGCGGCGCCGGTCTGTTCATCAACACCACGTCGCTTGGAATGGATGGGGACGAGGCGCCTCATATCGATTTTTCTCCACTACGAGATGGCGCCGTCGTGACCGACATCGTCTATGTGCCGCTCAAGACGCCGTTCCTGCTTCAGGCACAGAACCAGGGTTTTGCCATCGTCGATGGACTGGGCATGCTCCTGCACCAGGCGGTGCCAGGTTTCGAGAAGTGGTTCGGCAAGCGGCCGGTCGTTGACGAGCATCTGCGTGACCTGATTATCGCGGATATGGAAAGGCATTGA
- the coaE gene encoding dephospho-CoA kinase (Dephospho-CoA kinase (CoaE) performs the final step in coenzyme A biosynthesis.): MLRVGLTGSIGMGKSTMAKFFADAGVPVNDSDAVVHQLYAGEAAALVDAVFPGTMKNGAIDRQELSRQLSSDRDGFNKLESIIHPLVRNREQKFIEQEQAKGAEIVLLDIPLLFETGAEKRVDVVVVVSCDPQIQRQRVLARPNMTEEKFNMILSRQTPDAIKRERADYLIDTSGPLEASKQRVAEIVEDLKRRLRSGEFQNA; this comes from the coding sequence ATGCTGCGCGTTGGGCTGACCGGTTCCATCGGAATGGGCAAATCGACAATGGCGAAGTTCTTCGCCGACGCCGGCGTGCCCGTGAATGATTCAGATGCAGTCGTCCATCAGCTTTACGCGGGTGAAGCCGCAGCGCTGGTCGATGCCGTTTTTCCCGGTACAATGAAGAATGGCGCTATCGATAGACAGGAACTATCTCGCCAACTCTCTTCGGATCGTGACGGCTTCAACAAGCTCGAGAGCATCATTCACCCGCTTGTCCGGAACCGCGAGCAGAAGTTTATCGAACAGGAACAGGCGAAAGGTGCCGAGATCGTCCTCCTCGATATTCCGCTTCTTTTCGAGACGGGCGCCGAGAAGAGAGTCGATGTCGTCGTTGTTGTTTCATGTGATCCACAGATTCAGCGTCAGCGGGTCCTTGCGCGTCCGAACATGACGGAAGAAAAATTCAACATGATTCTGTCTCGGCAAACGCCGGACGCCATCAAACGCGAACGAGCCGATTACCTCATCGATACGAGTGGGCCCCTGGAAGCCTCTAAGCAAAGAGTTGCCGAGATCGTTGAGGATTTGAAGCGCCGGCTTCGCAGTGGAGAATTTCAGAATGCGTGA
- the dnaQ gene encoding DNA polymerase III subunit epsilon, producing MREIIFDTETTGLDNRIDRVIEIGGIELLNHFPTGRTLHLYVNPGDQKVHPDALAVHGITDDFLKDKPPFSAVVDQILEFFGDGRWIAHNATFDMGFINAELARLGLPPILPERVTDTLSLARRKNPMGPNSLDALCRRYGIDNSHRTKHGALLDSELLAEVYIEMIGGRQAALGLGMAQSNGAASNDGDSADILIEIIERPRLLTSRLSQVEAEAHDALIAKLGTKGIWSKYDRPN from the coding sequence ATGCGTGAGATCATTTTCGATACGGAAACAACCGGCCTGGATAATCGTATCGACCGCGTGATTGAAATTGGCGGAATCGAACTCCTCAATCACTTCCCGACAGGCAGGACACTGCATCTCTATGTGAACCCGGGTGATCAGAAGGTTCACCCTGATGCGCTCGCGGTTCATGGGATTACCGACGACTTTCTCAAGGACAAGCCGCCATTCTCCGCTGTTGTTGATCAGATCCTTGAGTTCTTTGGAGATGGCCGCTGGATCGCGCACAACGCGACCTTCGACATGGGCTTTATCAATGCGGAGCTCGCGCGGTTGGGATTGCCGCCAATTCTGCCGGAACGCGTAACGGATACGCTTTCGCTCGCAAGGCGGAAGAACCCCATGGGTCCGAATTCGCTGGACGCTCTCTGTCGGCGCTACGGTATCGACAACTCTCACCGCACAAAACACGGCGCGCTGCTCGACTCAGAACTGTTGGCGGAAGTCTACATCGAGATGATCGGCGGTCGTCAGGCCGCGCTCGGTCTCGGTATGGCGCAGAGCAACGGCGCGGCATCGAATGACGGCGATTCGGCAGATATCCTCATCGAGATAATCGAAAGGCCGCGGCTGCTGACGTCTCGTCTGAGCCAGGTGGAAGCCGAAGCGCATGATGCGTTGATCGCAAAGCTCGGAACCAAGGGCATCTGGTCCAAGTACGATCGCCCAAACTAA
- the secB gene encoding protein-export chaperone SecB yields MANEDSNNGATSPSLTILAQYTKDLSFENPGAPRSLQARDKAPAINIAVNVNANPLSDTDFDVVLSLSAEAKDGDKTVFQAELVYGGVFRIAGFPQEHMLPVLFIECPRMLFPFARQIIADVTRNGGFPPLMIDPIDFSQMFAQRVAEEQARAKVQTN; encoded by the coding sequence ATGGCCAACGAAGACAGCAATAACGGTGCGACGAGCCCAAGCCTTACGATCCTTGCCCAGTACACCAAGGATCTTTCTTTCGAAAATCCCGGTGCTCCACGTTCGTTGCAAGCTCGTGACAAGGCCCCTGCAATCAACATCGCAGTTAACGTCAATGCCAATCCGCTTTCCGACACCGACTTCGATGTCGTCCTGTCCCTGAGCGCAGAAGCCAAGGATGGCGACAAGACCGTTTTCCAGGCCGAGCTCGTCTATGGCGGTGTTTTCCGGATTGCCGGTTTCCCCCAGGAGCACATGCTGCCGGTTCTTTTCATCGAATGCCCGCGCATGCTCTTCCCGTTCGCGCGTCAGATCATTGCTGACGTGACCCGCAATGGTGGCTTCCCTCCGCTGATGATCGACCCAATCGATTTCTCTCAGATGTTTGCCCAGCGTGTCGCCGAAGAACAGGCCCGCGCCAAGGTTCAGACGAACTGA
- a CDS encoding FxsA family protein has protein sequence MRLSMLPGFLLLLPLAEIAGFVVVGKAIGLWATLALVILGFFVGLAILRQQGIGILRRMSAEGRSGVVPGRDLLRPAMLVIASILLIIPGFITDLIALLLFIPFVRDRAWQYVSGRFVVVGRTATAGPGTQHSRSGANVVDLDEGDYRREPSGQSPWSKHLGD, from the coding sequence ATGCGCCTATCAATGCTGCCAGGTTTTCTGCTTTTGCTGCCGCTCGCCGAGATTGCCGGATTTGTGGTTGTCGGCAAAGCAATCGGACTTTGGGCCACGCTGGCCCTGGTTATCCTGGGCTTTTTTGTCGGACTGGCAATCCTGCGGCAGCAGGGAATTGGCATTCTCAGGCGCATGTCGGCCGAGGGACGAAGCGGGGTTGTTCCGGGGCGCGACCTTTTGCGCCCGGCAATGCTTGTCATCGCCTCAATCCTACTGATCATTCCCGGCTTCATTACCGATCTCATCGCGCTGCTGCTGTTCATCCCCTTCGTGCGTGATCGCGCTTGGCAATATGTCAGCGGTCGCTTCGTCGTGGTCGGACGTACGGCTACGGCGGGACCCGGAACGCAGCACAGTCGAAGCGGCGCGAACGTTGTCGACCTCGACGAGGGAGACTATCGGCGCGAGCCTTCCGGTCAGTCACCGTGGTCGAAGCATCTAGGTGATTGA
- a CDS encoding Tim44/TimA family putative adaptor protein yields MGSNDFITLFFLVAAVLIFLQLRSVLGRRTGNEKPPRDLYTPRDAAGPETPDGGKVVTLPRRDPAAEEEDRFAAIDTFAPAGTPLNDSLREMNKIDASFNPKEFVNGARMAYEMIVTAFADGDRKTLKNLLSREVYDGFDTAISEREARGEKVKSTFVGIEKADIKSVEVKDSEAQITMRIVSQLISATYDKDDKLVDGDAENVAEVNDLWTFARDTRSRDPNWKLVATESEHE; encoded by the coding sequence ATGGGTTCAAACGACTTCATCACATTGTTTTTTCTGGTTGCGGCGGTGCTGATTTTCCTTCAGCTGCGTAGCGTGCTCGGTCGCCGCACAGGCAATGAGAAGCCGCCGCGGGATCTTTATACGCCGCGCGATGCGGCCGGCCCCGAAACGCCCGACGGAGGAAAGGTCGTCACCTTGCCGCGTCGCGATCCGGCGGCAGAAGAAGAAGATCGCTTCGCGGCCATCGATACCTTCGCCCCGGCTGGCACACCGCTCAATGATTCGCTGCGCGAGATGAACAAGATCGACGCCTCCTTCAATCCGAAGGAATTCGTCAATGGCGCGCGCATGGCTTACGAGATGATTGTAACCGCCTTCGCCGATGGCGATCGGAAGACCCTCAAGAATCTCCTGTCGCGTGAAGTTTATGATGGCTTCGATACCGCGATTTCCGAGCGCGAAGCGCGGGGAGAGAAGGTAAAGTCCACCTTCGTCGGCATTGAAAAAGCCGATATCAAGAGCGTCGAGGTCAAGGATAGCGAAGCGCAGATAACGATGCGGATCGTTAGCCAGTTGATTTCCGCGACCTACGACAAGGACGATAAGCTGGTCGATGGTGACGCCGAGAACGTCGCCGAGGTCAACGATCTCTGGACCTTTGCGCGCGACACAAGATCGCGTGATCCGAACTGGAAACTGGTGGCGACCGAATCGGAACATGAGTGA
- the mltA gene encoding murein transglycosylase A translates to MSESSTSFTLEEVSFEALKGWRDDDPSSLFAAMENCCRYIAEVKPYRTGSLGLTSDDLLGLRAAIMDAKQGSASEARTFFEQNFRPSLVRRSDGKCGFVTAFYEPEVAVSDHPDEEYRFPFYRRPDDLVDVDDSNRPATLDPSYTFGLLSGGVISPYSDRKAIDQGALEGKSLEIAWAKSKADVFFTHVQGSARLRYPDGRRGRITYAAKAGHPFSAIGKLLIERGEIEPSQISMQSIRAWLAVHPDQMDEVLWHNRSYIFFREVPFGDANEGPIAAAKVPLVAGRSLAVDRNIHTFGFPFFIRSESLRHLDDGKPFGRLMLALDTGSAIVGPARGDIFTGSGEVAGELAGTVRHDADFFILIPAKATARFVG, encoded by the coding sequence ATGAGTGAAAGTTCGACGAGCTTTACCCTCGAGGAAGTAAGCTTCGAAGCACTGAAGGGCTGGCGGGACGACGATCCTTCCAGCCTTTTTGCAGCTATGGAGAACTGTTGCCGCTATATAGCGGAGGTCAAACCATATCGAACCGGCTCGCTTGGCCTGACATCCGACGATCTCTTGGGCCTTCGCGCCGCAATCATGGATGCCAAACAGGGTTCGGCCTCCGAGGCGCGGACTTTCTTCGAGCAGAACTTCCGGCCTTCCCTGGTGAGGCGGAGCGACGGCAAGTGCGGTTTCGTGACCGCCTTCTACGAGCCAGAAGTAGCTGTTTCCGATCATCCGGACGAAGAATATCGCTTTCCCTTCTACCGTCGCCCCGATGATCTCGTCGATGTGGACGATTCGAACCGGCCAGCCACGCTCGATCCGAGCTATACGTTCGGCCTGTTGTCCGGCGGGGTAATCAGTCCTTATTCTGACCGCAAGGCAATCGATCAGGGCGCGCTCGAAGGCAAGTCACTTGAAATTGCCTGGGCGAAATCAAAGGCCGATGTCTTCTTCACGCACGTCCAGGGATCGGCGAGGCTTCGTTACCCTGACGGACGGCGCGGTCGAATAACCTACGCAGCAAAAGCCGGGCATCCGTTTTCCGCTATTGGCAAGTTGCTGATCGAACGCGGTGAGATCGAGCCTTCCCAAATCTCGATGCAGTCCATCAGAGCCTGGCTGGCTGTGCATCCCGACCAGATGGATGAGGTGCTGTGGCACAATCGATCATATATTTTCTTCCGTGAGGTGCCGTTCGGAGATGCAAACGAGGGGCCGATCGCTGCCGCCAAGGTGCCGCTTGTGGCCGGCAGATCGCTGGCGGTGGATCGAAATATCCACACGTTCGGCTTCCCGTTCTTCATCCGGTCGGAGAGCCTTCGCCATCTGGACGACGGCAAACCGTTTGGACGCCTGATGCTCGCTCTGGATACGGGATCGGCAATCGTCGGCCCGGCGCGTGGAGATATCTTCACAGGCTCGGGTGAAGTTGCCGGTGAACTCGCAGGCACGGTGCGCCACGATGCGGACTTCTTCATCCTGATCCCGGCGAAAGCCACCGCGAGGTTCGTCGGATGA
- a CDS encoding Smr/MutS family protein, with protein sequence MTKDRKLSTDERILWGKVARSIRPIQGMAGARDELDALLNEAQQQASTEKRDGADPRSAGSGSQQTTEAAKKASSGIHYPLERPVKRKIANGRVALEARIDLHGLVQSEAHLILLDFLIRAHTRGMRHVLVITGKGSSLGSDGALRRAVPLWFSKPEFRYLISSYEAAARHHGGEGALYIRLARRPGEAS encoded by the coding sequence ATGACGAAGGACCGCAAACTGAGCACCGACGAAAGGATCCTGTGGGGCAAGGTTGCCCGAAGCATCCGCCCCATCCAGGGCATGGCAGGCGCTCGGGATGAATTGGATGCGCTGCTGAATGAAGCGCAGCAACAAGCCTCGACCGAGAAACGCGATGGCGCCGATCCTCGTTCGGCAGGCTCAGGCTCTCAGCAGACTACCGAAGCGGCGAAAAAGGCGTCCTCAGGCATCCATTACCCGCTTGAGCGTCCGGTAAAGCGCAAGATTGCAAACGGGCGTGTGGCTCTTGAGGCTCGCATCGACCTTCACGGGTTGGTTCAAAGCGAAGCTCACCTCATCCTTCTCGATTTTCTGATCCGGGCACACACGCGAGGTATGCGACATGTGCTGGTCATCACCGGCAAGGGCAGCTCGCTCGGGAGCGACGGGGCATTGCGGCGTGCGGTCCCCCTTTGGTTTTCCAAACCGGAGTTTCGCTACCTCATCTCGTCGTACGAAGCGGCAGCCCGACATCATGGAGGAGAGGGGGCGTTGTATATCAGGCTAGCGCGCCGCCCCGGAGAGGCATCATGA
- a CDS encoding helix-turn-helix domain-containing protein — translation MTPFGEAVRRLRLRKGVSQKQMAAALNLSPAYLSALEHGKRGLPTFDLLQRIAGYFNIIWDEAEELFLLARFSDPKVVIDTSGLSAEHTAFANRLALCIRDIDEPLLTKLTELLEIAEKAHGKRS, via the coding sequence ATGACGCCCTTTGGGGAAGCTGTCCGGCGCCTGCGGTTGCGGAAGGGTGTTTCGCAAAAACAGATGGCTGCAGCCCTCAATCTTTCGCCGGCTTACCTTTCGGCGTTGGAGCATGGGAAGCGGGGATTGCCGACATTCGACTTGCTGCAGCGCATTGCCGGCTATTTCAACATCATCTGGGATGAAGCCGAAGAATTGTTTCTTCTTGCCCGGTTCTCCGACCCCAAGGTGGTCATCGATACGTCGGGTTTATCGGCTGAACACACGGCCTTCGCGAACCGCCTGGCGCTCTGCATTCGCGATATTGACGAGCCACTGTTGACAAAACTGACCGAGCTTTTGGAAATTGCCGAAAAAGCGCACGGAAAACGGTCATAA
- the gyrB gene encoding DNA topoisomerase (ATP-hydrolyzing) subunit B produces the protein MTDTSATENGVSTEYGADSIKVLKGLDAVRKRPGMYIGDTDDGSGLHHMVYEVVDNAIDEALAGHADIVTVTLNPDGSVTVTDNGRGIPTDIHSGEGVSAAEVIMTQLHAGGKFDQNSYKVSGGLHGVGVSVVNALSVWLKLKIRRQGKIHEMSFTHGVADAPLKVIGEAGDETGTEVSFMPSSETFTMTEFDYGTLEHRLRELAFLNSGVRIRLTDKRHSDVRQEEMLYDGGLEAFVTYLDRAKKPLVEKPIAIHGEKDGITVEVAMWWNDSYHENVLCFTNNIPQRDGGTHMAGFRAALTRQITSYADTSGITKREKVTLAPDDCREGLTAVLSVKVPDPKFSSQTKDKLVSSEVRPVVERLVNEALGTWLEEHPAEAKVLVGKVAEAAAAREAARKARELTRRKGALDIASLPGKLADCSERDPAKSEVFLVEGDSAGGSAKQGRSRENQAILPLRGKILNVERARFDKMLSSQEIGTLITALGTGIGKDEFNAEKLRYHKIIIMTDADVDGAHIRTLLLTFFFRQMPELIERGHLYIAQPPLYKVSRGKSIQYLKNEKALEDYLIAQGLEDAALKLGSGEVRVGQDLGEVIGDALRLRALLDNLHSRYNRAVVEQAAIAGALNAEAVSDRGRAEQLAGEVAKRLDLIAEETERGWEGGLTSDGGLRLERMVRGVKEVVVLDMALLGSQDARHIDQLSGRLKEIYLTPPSLTRREGSLEISGARALLDAIFASGRKGLTMQRYKGLGEMNAEQLWETTLDPNVRSLLQVKVNDATDADGLFARLMGDEVEPRREFIQDNALSVANLDI, from the coding sequence ATGACCGATACCTCCGCGACGGAAAACGGCGTCAGCACTGAATATGGCGCAGACTCCATCAAAGTCCTCAAGGGACTGGATGCCGTGCGCAAACGCCCGGGTATGTATATCGGCGATACGGATGACGGTTCGGGCCTGCATCACATGGTCTACGAAGTCGTGGACAACGCGATCGACGAAGCGCTCGCGGGACATGCTGACATCGTCACGGTCACGCTGAATCCCGACGGATCGGTAACTGTAACGGACAACGGCCGTGGCATCCCGACGGATATTCACAGCGGCGAAGGCGTATCGGCGGCTGAAGTCATCATGACGCAACTGCACGCCGGCGGTAAATTCGACCAGAATTCCTACAAGGTTTCCGGTGGTCTGCACGGCGTCGGTGTGTCTGTTGTCAACGCGCTTTCCGTATGGCTGAAGCTCAAGATCCGCCGTCAAGGCAAGATCCACGAAATGAGCTTCACGCATGGCGTTGCGGATGCGCCGCTGAAGGTCATTGGCGAAGCTGGCGACGAGACGGGCACCGAAGTCAGCTTCATGCCGAGCAGCGAAACCTTCACGATGACGGAGTTCGATTATGGAACGCTCGAGCATCGTCTGCGCGAACTCGCCTTCCTGAATTCCGGCGTTCGCATTCGTTTGACCGACAAGCGGCATTCGGATGTTCGCCAGGAAGAGATGCTCTATGACGGCGGTCTCGAGGCCTTCGTGACCTATCTCGATCGTGCGAAAAAGCCGCTGGTTGAAAAGCCGATTGCGATCCACGGCGAGAAGGACGGTATCACCGTCGAAGTGGCGATGTGGTGGAACGACAGCTACCACGAAAACGTCCTCTGCTTCACCAACAACATTCCGCAGCGCGACGGTGGCACGCATATGGCTGGCTTCCGCGCAGCCTTGACGCGCCAGATCACCTCTTACGCTGACACGTCGGGGATCACGAAGAGGGAAAAGGTAACGCTCGCCCCGGACGACTGCCGCGAAGGTCTGACGGCCGTTCTGTCGGTGAAGGTACCCGATCCGAAGTTCTCGTCGCAGACGAAGGACAAGCTGGTGTCGTCGGAAGTGCGACCGGTCGTCGAGCGTCTCGTCAACGAGGCGCTTGGAACATGGCTGGAAGAGCATCCCGCCGAGGCAAAAGTGCTGGTCGGCAAGGTTGCCGAAGCTGCAGCCGCCCGTGAAGCAGCACGCAAGGCGCGCGAACTGACGCGCCGCAAGGGAGCGCTCGATATCGCATCACTCCCCGGCAAGCTTGCGGATTGCTCGGAGCGTGATCCCGCAAAGTCTGAAGTTTTTCTCGTCGAGGGTGACTCGGCAGGCGGTTCGGCCAAGCAGGGGCGTTCGCGCGAAAATCAGGCCATCCTGCCGCTCCGCGGTAAGATCCTGAACGTTGAGCGCGCTCGTTTCGACAAGATGCTGTCGAGCCAGGAAATCGGCACGCTGATTACCGCGCTCGGGACCGGCATAGGCAAGGATGAGTTCAACGCCGAAAAGCTGCGGTACCACAAGATCATCATCATGACGGACGCTGACGTCGACGGCGCTCATATCCGAACATTGTTGCTGACCTTCTTCTTCCGGCAGATGCCGGAACTGATCGAGCGTGGGCACCTCTATATCGCTCAGCCGCCGCTCTATAAGGTCTCGCGCGGCAAATCGATCCAGTATCTGAAGAACGAGAAGGCACTTGAGGATTACCTGATTGCGCAGGGTCTTGAAGATGCCGCGCTGAAGCTTGGCAGTGGCGAAGTGCGCGTTGGGCAGGATCTCGGTGAAGTGATCGGCGACGCCCTGCGTCTGCGCGCGCTCCTCGACAATCTCCACTCGCGCTATAACCGCGCCGTCGTCGAGCAGGCAGCCATTGCCGGCGCGCTGAATGCCGAAGCGGTCAGCGATCGCGGCCGTGCCGAACAATTGGCCGGTGAAGTCGCCAAGCGGCTTGATCTGATCGCGGAAGAGACTGAGCGTGGGTGGGAAGGCGGCTTGACCAGTGACGGCGGCTTGCGCCTTGAGCGCATGGTGCGTGGCGTCAAGGAAGTCGTTGTGCTGGATATGGCACTTCTCGGTTCGCAGGATGCTCGTCATATCGATCAGCTGTCGGGTCGACTGAAGGAAATCTACCTCACACCGCCCTCGCTGACCCGCCGTGAAGGCAGCCTCGAAATCTCCGGCGCACGAGCTCTGCTTGATGCAATTTTTGCAAGCGGTCGCAAGGGCTTGACGATGCAGCGCTATAAAGGCCTTGGCGAAATGAACGCCGAGCAGCTGTGGGAAACCACGCTCGATCCGAATGTTCGTTCGCTTCTGCAGGTCAAGGTGAATGACGCGACGGATGCAGACGGTCTTTTTGCCCGCCTCATGGGCGACGAAGTGGAGCCGCGCCGCGAGTTCATTCAGGACAACGCCTTGAGCGTTGCAAACCTGGACATCTAA
- a CDS encoding nitroreductase family protein, with amino-acid sequence MTNSNNRESHYPIEPIFLDRWSPRAFTGEVIAEEQLLAVLDAAHWAPSSANQQPWRFIYALQGSDDWEKFVGLLVEANQEWATNASALIFVVSKGFSGEFSEGRKSYTHSFDAGTAWGYLALQAKFSGFYAHGMGGIKHEEIQRTFAIPEGYRVEAGIAFGRLADKSVLSPRNQEREFPSQRKPLAEVAFRGKFIAD; translated from the coding sequence ATGACCAACAGCAACAATCGCGAATCCCATTATCCTATCGAACCCATATTCCTCGATCGTTGGTCGCCGCGGGCGTTTACCGGCGAGGTGATCGCCGAGGAGCAATTGTTAGCCGTTCTCGACGCGGCGCATTGGGCGCCCTCGTCGGCGAACCAGCAGCCCTGGCGCTTCATTTACGCGCTACAGGGCTCGGATGACTGGGAAAAATTCGTCGGTTTGCTCGTGGAAGCCAACCAGGAATGGGCAACGAACGCGTCAGCCCTGATCTTCGTCGTCTCCAAGGGCTTCAGCGGTGAGTTCTCCGAAGGACGGAAAAGTTACACCCATTCCTTCGATGCCGGCACGGCCTGGGGTTATCTCGCCCTGCAGGCAAAGTTCTCCGGCTTCTATGCGCATGGCATGGGCGGCATCAAGCACGAAGAGATTCAGCGGACCTTCGCCATCCCGGAGGGCTACCGCGTGGAAGCCGGGATAGCGTTTGGACGACTTGCAGACAAGAGCGTCCTATCGCCCCGCAATCAGGAGCGCGAATTCCCGAGCCAACGCAAACCCCTTGCCGAGGTGGCTTTCCGAGGAAAATTCATTGCCGACTAA